A region of Acidihalobacter aeolianus DNA encodes the following proteins:
- a CDS encoding replication protein RepA: MFDASETAAAAPHTDDAWRADFIRRAVARGMPRDEAEQTARKMVRGKTIDLPERMSGRSIGTRGPQAPKLIQPTQTSLFDENDSFVSAGDPGCFSKNELSIITKHLEIHETPPTSEDIAFLSTVMCQVGLPRSEVVEREFFRRSGDAWLMVQAGAIDEGGGPVMQPLPYGPIPRLAIAWLSTYALRNDTREIPVGRSAAEFLRNIGSDDGDTRRHHMLAKQLKSLTACRIQMGFRGITHNPAPMISSLVTFTKGKRGKQRIVWPGVLYMSEEYFKTLQNGATPLDRRAMSALRGSSLCLDIYCFLANRLHRISGKPIVLHWKTLHEQFGQEYGGSSGIKNFKRKFKVAIKSVLAVYPQAKAKIIEGGLQIGSSPPPIAYRTKSIKSK, encoded by the coding sequence ATGTTCGATGCCAGTGAGACTGCAGCGGCTGCGCCACATACAGACGATGCTTGGCGCGCAGACTTCATTCGGCGTGCAGTGGCTCGTGGTATGCCACGGGATGAGGCTGAGCAGACTGCTCGAAAGATGGTCAGAGGGAAAACGATTGACTTGCCGGAGCGAATGAGTGGTAGATCGATCGGCACAAGGGGACCGCAGGCCCCAAAGCTCATCCAGCCCACACAGACATCATTGTTTGATGAAAACGACTCCTTTGTCTCCGCAGGCGACCCGGGCTGTTTCTCGAAGAATGAGCTGAGTATCATCACTAAGCACCTGGAGATACACGAAACCCCCCCTACCTCGGAAGACATCGCGTTCCTGAGTACCGTCATGTGCCAGGTTGGCCTGCCACGATCAGAAGTGGTTGAGCGAGAATTTTTCCGGCGTTCTGGCGATGCCTGGCTTATGGTTCAGGCAGGTGCAATTGATGAGGGTGGCGGTCCAGTAATGCAGCCTCTGCCCTACGGTCCCATACCACGGTTGGCCATCGCCTGGTTATCGACTTACGCGCTACGAAATGACACTCGTGAAATCCCTGTCGGCCGGTCTGCCGCCGAATTCCTGCGCAACATCGGCAGCGATGACGGTGATACCCGTCGCCACCACATGCTGGCAAAACAATTGAAGTCATTGACGGCGTGCCGAATACAGATGGGTTTTAGAGGGATCACTCATAATCCCGCGCCGATGATCAGTTCGCTGGTTACCTTTACCAAGGGCAAGCGCGGGAAACAGAGGATTGTATGGCCGGGGGTGCTGTATATGTCCGAGGAATATTTCAAGACGCTTCAGAATGGCGCTACACCGTTAGATCGTCGCGCGATGTCAGCCCTGCGAGGCAGCTCGCTATGTCTTGATATCTACTGCTTTCTCGCAAATCGGCTGCACCGAATATCTGGCAAACCGATAGTGCTTCACTGGAAAACTTTGCACGAGCAATTCGGTCAGGAATATGGCGGAAGCTCTGGCATCAAAAATTTCAAGCGCAAGTTCAAAGTCGCAATTAAATCCGTTTTGGCTGTCTACCCGCAGGCAAAGGCAAAAATCATTGAAGGCGGTTTGCAGATTGGATCGTCTCCGCCACCTATCGCCTACCGTACGAAATCCATCAAGTCGAAGTAG